The following are encoded together in the Raphanus sativus cultivar WK10039 unplaced genomic scaffold, ASM80110v3 Scaffold3116, whole genome shotgun sequence genome:
- the LOC130506322 gene encoding gibberellin receptor GID1B-like → MTMTMAGGNEVNLSECKRIVPLNTWVLISNFKLAYTLLRRPDGSFNRHLAEFLDRKVPANSFPVDGVFSFDHVDTSASTNLLTRIYLPAPLDPFRYGTVDLTEPLSTTEIVPVLVFFHGGSFTHSSANSAIYDTFCRRLVTICGVVVVSVDYRRSPEHRYPCAYDDGWSALKWVKSRIWLQSGKDSNVYVYLAGDSSGGNIVHHVAVRATNEGVKVLGNILLHPMFGGVVRTQSEMRLDGKYFVTIQDRDWYWRAYLPEGEDRDHPACNPFGPRGQTLEGVNFPKSLVVVAGLDLVQDWQLAYVDGLKKTGHHVNLLYLKQATIGFYFLPNNDHFHCLMDELKKFVHSIEECSRSTSSPTLLSL, encoded by the coding sequence TAGTCCCACTCAACACATGGGTCCTCATTTCCAACTTCAAGCTCGCTTACACTCTCCTCCGCCGTCCCGACGGCTCTTTCAACCGTCACCTCGCCGAGTTTCTTGACCGTAAAGTTCCCGCCAACTCTTTCCCCGTCGACGGTGTCTTCTCCTTCGACCACGTCGACACCTCCGCCTCCACCAACCTTCTCACCAGAATCTACCTTCCAGCTCCCCTCGACCCTTTCCGCTACGGCACCGTCGACCTTACGGAGCCTCTCAGCACGACCGAGATCGTCCCTGTTCTCGTCTTCTTCCACGGAGGCAGCTTCACTCATTCCTCCGCCAACAGCGCCATCTACGACACTTTCTGCCGTCGGCTAGTGACTATTTGCGGCGTTGTTGTTGTCTCCGTTGACTACCGGAGATCGCCGGAGCATCGCTACCCTTGTGCTTACGACGATGGGTGGAGTGCTCTCAAATGGGTCAAGTCCAGAATCTGGCTTCAGAGTGGTAAAGACTCCAATGTTTATGTTTACTTGGCTGGTGATAGCTCTGGTGGCAACATTGTTCATCATGTTGCTGTGAGAGCTACCAACGAAGGAGTTAAAGTTCTTGGGAACATTCTTCTTCATCCCATGTTCGGTGGAGTGGTGAGGACTCAGTCTGAGATGAGACTTGATGGCAAATACTTTGTGACTATTCAAGATCGAGACTGGTATTGGAGGGCTTATCTGCCTGAAGGCGAAGATAGAGATCACCCAGCTTGTAATCCCTTTGGCCCTCGTGGTCAAACCCTTGAAGGTGTCAACTTCCCCAAGAGTCTTGTCGTTGTTGCTGGTTTAGATCTTGTTCAGGACTGGCAGTTGGCTTATGTCGATGGTCTCAAGAAGACTGGTCACCATGTTAACCTTTTGTATCTGAAGCAGGCCACCATTGGGTTTTACTTCTTGCCTAACAATGATCACTTTCATTGTCTTATGGACGAGTTAAAGAAGTTTGTGCACTCGATAGAGGAGTGTAGCCGAAGCACGTCAAGTCCTACTCTTCTGAGTCTATAG